The sequence acacacatatatatacacacacaccacatctttttttatggttAGGTGTAGttactattgtttttttttttgtgtgtgtgataggCGGGCTTCTCActtctctggcctctcccgttgccgagcacaggctccagacatgcaggctcagtggccatggctcacgggcccagttgctccatgacatgtgggatcttcctggaccgggacatgcacccatgtcccctgcatcggcaggcgggctctcaaccactgtgccaccagggaagcccaggtgtggttatttttaatttttatttttaacaatttttttattgaaatacagttaattCACAATAGGGTGCTACTTTCAAGTCACAGCAAGGTGACCCAGTCAAACACACAGGTGCATCCATTACAGGATACCATAAGAccttgagtatagttccctatgctatacagtaggtccttgttggttgtctgttttatatacagtattgcatatattttaatcccaaactcctaatttatcccttcccccttcctttggtaaccataagttcgttttccatgtctgtgggtctatttctgttttgcaaataagctCATTTGCAtacttattttagattccacatatcaaggatatcatatgatatctttgtctggtttacttcacttagtgtgataatctctaggtccatgaatgttgctgcaaatggcattatttcatttttaatggctgagtaatattccattgtatatatgtacaacatcttctttactcattcatctgtcggtggacatttgtttgcttccatgtcttggctattggaaacagtgctgcaatgaatattggggtgcatgtgtcttttcgaaccatgtttttctctgtatatatgcccaggagtaggattgctggatcatatgttagctctatttttagtttcttaaggaaactcctactgttctccatagaggctgtaccaatttgcattccaaCCAATggtgcagaagggttccctttcctccacaccctctccaacatttatcatttgtagactttttcatgacggccattctgattggtgtaaggggatatatcattgtagttttgatttgcatttctctaataataagtgatgtagagcatcttttcatgtgcctcttggccatctgtatgtcttctttggagaaatgcccatttaggtattctgcccattatTTGATTGGGATATTTGGATATTAGGCTGCATATGctttttgtaaattttggagattaatcccttgtgggttgcatcattttcaaatattctctcccattctgtggattgtcttttcattttgtttatggttttctttgctgtataaaagcttttaaggttgattaagtcccatttgtttattttgtttttatttccattactctaggagttggatcaaaaaatatattgctgtggtttatgtcaaagagtgttctgcctatattttcctctaatcgTTTATAGTatcttgccttacatttaggtctttaatccatttgagttagTTTTGTATGgcattaaatgttttaatttcacgTTTTTACATGTAGCCGTAAAGTTtttccagaaccacttattgaagagacttttttttctgcattgcatatacttgcctcctttgtcaaagataagttgaccacaagtgtgaccataggtgtgtacatatatctctgggttttctatcctgttccattgatctatatttctgtttttgtgccagtaccatattgtcttgattactgtagatttgtagtatagtctgattcctccaggtccatttttgtttccttttttttttttttccatttttgtttcttaagcttgctttggctatttggggtgctTTGTatctgcatacaaattttaagatttttttttagttctgtgaaaaatgccattgataatttgataagatttgcattgaatctgtagattgcttttggtagtattgtcattttgacaatattgattcttccaatccaagaacatggtatatctttctgtttgtgtcatcttcaatttctttcatcagtattttatagtttttggagaacaggtcttttgcctccttaggtaggtttatttctaggtattttattctttttgatccagtggtaaatgggagggtttctttaatttctctttctgatcttttgttgttagtgtatagaaatgcataggtttctgtatattaattttgtatcctgcaactttaccaaattcattgatgagctctagtatttttctggtagtatctttaggattttctatgtatagtatcatgtcatctgcaaacagtgagagctttacttcttttccaatttggattgtctttatttctttttcttctctgattcctgtggctagggtttccaaaactatgttgaataaaactggcgagagtggacacctttgtctttttcctgatcttagaggaaatgcttccagcttttcactattgagtatgatgctagctgtaggtttgtcatatatggcctttattctgttgagttATGTTctctgtatgcccactttctggagagttgttACCATAAATGGGTTGTTGAaatctgtcaaaagcttttctctgcatctattgagatgattatatgctttttattcttcaatttgttaatgtagtgtatcacacgGATTGagttgcagatattgaaaaatccttgtaccactgggataaatcccacttgatcatggtgtatgatcctttgattGTAATGAtagattcggtttgctagtattctgttgaagATCCTGCATCTATGGTCACCTGTTATATTggcatgacattttctttttttgtgatatctttttctggttttggtatcagggtgattgtggtcGCATAGAAtaagattgggagtgttccttcctctgcaatatgtttggaatagtttcagaaggatagttgttaactcatctctcaatgtttgatagaattcacctgtgaagccaacaggtcctggacttttgttttttggaagtttttatttcttaattttatttatttatttatttatttattgcactCATAGTTCTttatttgttgattcatttattgtTCCCCCCCATTAGAAGGTAACCTCAGTGAAGGCAGGATGTTGTCTGTCTTGCTGACTGTATTTTCAAAGTCTATGACAGTGCCTGTAGTAGGGGTGTATAGGCGTTTAATGAGTGAACAATAAGTGGGGTCTCTCTATCAGTCTGAATAATTTAGATGATTATGTTGGTATCATTAGTCATGATTATGTATACACCCAAGATACATTTTTACTATTTACTTTGCAACTTCTGGTAACAGTTTCCATCAATCTAATTTATATTCCTCCCAATCATCTCCCTCCCTTGCACAAATTTACTGACTCTACAGTGTGTGCATCAAAAAACAATATTGTTTTATTACTACCAACAGGAGTGGCCTGCATGGGGCGGTGGGTGCACTGGGCTCAGGGTATGTGTGGTCTATGAGGGGTAGATGATAATTGGGAGGCTGAAGAAAAGGGAGTGGAGCTGGAGGCCAGGCCCAAAGGCTCCTCCGATTTACTTCTGGGAAGAGCTAGACTTAATAAAGGAGTCATGGCAAGCTAGAGTGAGGCCGCCAATAAGATTAAGAAATTCTTGGAAATCTAGCTGTACATCAGAGTCGAGGTCCAGCTTCTTCATCATGTGGTCAAGGACACCAAGGTCCTTCTTGTTCTTTGTGAAGGCACCCAGCTCTGTATTCATGAAGATAAGTAACTCGGCCTTGGAGAGTTTGCTGTTGTTACCGTCCCTTCCAGCATGCTTTTGGAAAAGAGCAATCAGAGACTCGATGCAGCGTTCAGTCTCTGTAGGGCTGGATATTTTTGCCATGTTTGGAGAGGAGCAAAGCACAGGGCTGCAAGCGAGGAGCAGCGAGGTGAGCACTCTTGGAAGTTTTtcaatcccagtttcaattttagtgcttgtgattggtctgtttttatttttttcctggttcagtcttgggagattgtacatttctaagagtttgtctgtttatctaggttgtccattttattggcctacatttgcttgtagcagtctttaACAATCCTTTGGATTTTTGTGGTGTCCcttgtaagttctcctttttcatttctaattttattgatttgaaccctctccctttttttcttgtggagTCTGACTAAAGctttgtcagttttatttatcttttcaaagaaccatcttttagtttcattatctttgctattgttttcttcatctctattttatttctgctctaatctttatgatttctttccttctactaactttgtgaggaatttttttttctttctctaattgctttaggtgtaaggttaggctgttcatttgagattttggatgtagggtatcttttttggtagggtCTAGCATTTTCCTGTAGATAGTAGttcagtagttagttgtgattGTGGTGTTTCTTTAAGGGTTGAGcccatgtccttctactctgccatcctcTCTCCACCAGTGATCTCAtgttattttgattattgtagctttgtagtatagtctgaagtcagcaaGGGTGAGTAtttcttgctttgttcttttttctcaagattgctttgataATTGAGGTCTattgtgattccatataaattttaggattatttgttctacttctttaaaaagtgacataggtattttgaaagggattgcattaaatctgcagattgccCTATGtattatggatattttaacaatataatttcCTCATATCCATGACTAAGGGAtatctttacatttctttgtgtcagctttaatttccttcatcaatattttaaactttttcacaGTATAAGTCTTTTACTCTCTTGGGTGTGCTTAATCCTAAGTTTatcaatgttattttaaaagggacttttttcttgctttctt is a genomic window of Phocoena sinus isolate mPhoSin1 chromosome X, mPhoSin1.pri, whole genome shotgun sequence containing:
- the LOC116747680 gene encoding protein S100-A11-like, coding for MAKISSPTETERCIESLIALFQKHAGRDGNNSKLSKAELLIFMNTELGAFTKNKKDLGVLDHMMKKLDLDSDVQLDFQEFLNLIGGLTLACHDSFIKSSSSQK